The sequence GGCGCCCCGCCCCACCCGCTCGTCGGCCCGCCCGATCAGCCAGTCCCGGCTGGGCACGACCAGCCCGGCCGGGGTGAAGGCGATCTTCCGCAGCTCGGCGTGGGAGCCGGAGTCCTTGCGCCACAACCCGCTCGCGATGTCCACGGCCTCCTCGGGGGTGGCCGCGAACTCCAGCCCCGCGTACACGGGCGCGCAGGCGTCCAGGCCCAGGTCCTGCGCCGAGAGCCGCCGCCCGAGGCGCCGGGTGAAGACCTCCGCGATCAGCGCGGGGGTGGTCCCGCGCGGCTGCTGCCCGCGCAGCCACCGGGTCACGGAGGTCTTGTCGTAGCGCAGATCGAGACCGTGCTCCAGGCCGAGCTGGTCGACGCGGCGGGCGAGCCCGGCGTTGGAGAACCCGGCTTCCGCGATCAGCGCCGCGAGCTGCCGGTTGGGGACGCGCTGGGCAGGTCGTTCCGTCATCGGCTCCACGGTTTCCTGACGTGACGGACCGGAGTCCCGGCCCTTGAACGGCGTGAATGTAGCGGCGAACTCCGCCTGGACCGCCCTGTCTGTCCCACATTCATCCGATCGTGTGCAGAATCGGTAGGGCTCTTTACGGACCGACCCCCTCCGTCCGCGTACGCTGCGGCCCATGACCCGCAGGCCCAGCGGGGCTCCCCTCCCCGAGCCACGCCCCGAATCCACCGCCCCGCTGCCTCCTCCCGAACTGACCGAGGCCGAGTGCCGGCGCTGCGGGACCTACATCGCGGGGCTCGACGGGCGGTACGCGTGCGGCGTGTGCGGCTGGGTCAACGACCACTCGGAGGGCCACCGCCGGCTGCCGCGGGCCGACGAGGACCCGGACCGGCCGGCCAAGGGCAGAAGGCGTCCCAAGCAGCTGCCCGGGCCGTTGCCGGAGGCGCCGCAGGCGGGCGCGGCGGGGCCGGGCGCGGGTCCGGGGACGGGGCCCTGACGGGTCCCGTACGGGTCGCCGTACCCTTGCTGAGTGCGATACGTGCACACAGCAGGTTCAATGAGGAGGCGCTGCCGTGGCTGAGCTTGGATTTGTCCATCTGGGCTTCGGGCCGGATGCCGTCGAGTACACCGCGGCCTGGGAAGAGCAGCGGCGCGTGCACGCCGCGCGGTTCGCGGACGAGACGGGCGACACCTGCCTCCTGCTGGAGCACCCGCCGGTCTACACCGCGGGCCGTCGCACGGACCCCAGCGAGCGCCCGCTCGACGGCACCCCCGTCGTCGACGTGGACCGCGGCGGCAAGATCACCTGGCACGGCCCCGGCCAGCTGGTCGGCTACCCGATCATGAAGCTGCCGCGCCCGGTCGACGTGGTCGCCCACGTGCGGCGCCTGGAGGATGCCCTCATCCGTACGGCGGCCGAGTTCGGCCTGGAGACCACCCGCGTCGAGGGCCGCTCGGGGGTCTGGGTGCTCGGCGACCCGGTGGAGGAGCGCCCGAAGATCGGCGGCCTCTCCCTGGACTTCGACCCGCGGCTGCACGACGACGAGTTCGACGCCCGGCTGAACGGCCCCGAGTACGCCCCGTCCAACGCCGGCCAGCGCCGCGAGGACCGCAAGCTCGCCGCCATCGGCATCCGGGTCGCCAAGGGCGTCACCATGCACGGCTTCGCGATCAACGTGAACCCCGACAGCACCTGGTTCGACCGGATCATCCCCTGTGGCATCCGGGACGCCGGTGTGACCTCGCTCTCGTACGAGCTGGGCCGCGACATCGGCATCGCCGAGGTGCTGCCGGTCGTCGAGCGCCACCTGAAGGACGTATTCGAGCAGGCGGAACTGCGGCCGCGCGACATAGAGCCGGCCGTGGGCTAGCGGCCCCGGGGAATGCGTCCGGCCGGCCCCAGGTTGGCGGACGTAAGAGCGTACGAAATTACGGGCGTACCCTGGTGGGCGCCGAAGAATCGAAGTCACAGGGAGCCGGTCGTGTCCGCAGTCGCACCCGACGGACGCAAGATGCTGCGCCTCGAGGTCCGGAACAGTCAGACCCCCATCGAGCGCAAGCCCGAGTGGATCAAGACCCGGGCGAAGATGGGTCCCGAGTACACCAAGATGCAGGCCCTGGTGAAGGGCGAAGGACTGCACACGGTGTGCCAGGAGGCAGGCTGTCCGAACATCTACGAATGCTGGGAGGACCGCGAGGCCACCTTCCTCATCGGTGGCGACCAGTGCACCCGGCGCTGTGACTTCTGCCAGATCGACACGGGCAAGCCCGAGGCCCTCGACCGCGACGAGCCGCGCCGCGTCGGAGAGTCCGTGGTCACCATGGACCTGAACTACGCCACCATCACCGGCGTCGCCCGCGACGACCTGGCCGACGGCGGTGCCTGGCTGTACGCGGAGACCGTGCGCCAGATCCACCAGCAGACCGCGGGCCGCGAGAGCGGCCACACCAAGGTCGAGCTGCTGGCCCCCGACTTCAACGCGGTCCCGGAGCTGCTGGAGGAGGTCTTCGCCTCCCGCCCCGAGGTCTTCGCGCACAACGTCGAGACGGTGCCGCGGATCTTCAAGCGGATCCGCCCCGGCTTCCGCTACGAGCGCTCGCTGGACGTGATCACCAAGGCCCGTGCGTACGGCCTGGTGACCAAGTCGAACCTGATCCTGGGCATGGGCGAGGAGCGCGAGGAGGTCTCGCAGGCGCTGAAGGACCTGCACGAGGCCGGCTGCGAGCTCATCACCATCACCCAGTACCTGCGTCCCTCGCCGCGGCACCACCCCGTCGAGCGCTGGGTGAAGCCGGCCGAGTTCGTGGAGCTGGCGAAGGAGGCCGAGGAGATCGGCTTCTCCGGTGTGATGTCGGGCCCGCTGGTCCGCTCCTCGTACCGCGCGGGTCGCCTCTACCAGCAGGCGATGGAGAAGCGCGCGAGCGTGTGACGCGCACTACAGCACGGACTCTGTGAACTCGCGCACAAAAACTTACTAAGCAGTAACACCGCATCGGCGCGGCCCCTAGGCTCTTTTCACGAGAGCCCGGCGGGCCGCGCCAATGTTTCGGAAACGTTTGACCGGCTGGTCATGCACTGGTAACACCAATCAGTGACGATGGGTCCACACACCGCACACACCGCCCACACAGCACGTACCCCGAACACCATGCAGACGTGAGCACCGTGAAAGGGATCGACATCATGCAGGCCGCGCCCGTACGCGCCATCGCCATCCCGTCCGTCACCGACGCCTTCCGGGGCATCGAGTCGCTGCTCATGAGCGGCGCCCGCCGCAACGCCTGGACGGCGGTCCTCGAAGACCGCCGCCGGGCCAAGGACCGGGTCGAAACCGAACACGTACTTGAGGCCGCGGCGACCCGGACCCCGCAGGCCACGTAAACTTCGCTCTATGGCGAGGAAGTCAAACGCAGAGACTGCTGCGAACCCCGGGCGACTGAAGCAGATCGCCCTCACGTACAAGATGACGCGCAAGGCCGACCCGAAGGTCGGTCTGATTCTCGCGGGCGTGGGAATCGTCACCTTCGGTGTCTTTCTTGCGATCGGCTTCCTGATCGGCCACCCGGTCTACCTGGGCATCCTGGGCTTCCTGGTGGCGTTCCTCGCGATGGCGATCGTCTTCGGACGACGGGCCGAGCGGGCTGCCTTCGGGCAGATGGAGGGGCAGCCGGGCGCGGCCGCGGCCGTACTGGACAACGTGGGACGGGGCTGGACCACCACCCCCGCCGTCGCGATGAACAGGAGCCAGGACATCGTGCACCGGGCCGTCGGCAAGGCCGGCGTGGTGCTGATCGCCGAGGGCAATCCGAACCGCGTGAAGCTCCTGCTCGCGAACGAGAAGAAGAAGCTGGCCCGGATCATGCCGGACGTGCCGGTCCACGACTTCATCGTGGGTACGGGCGAGGGCGAGGTGCCGCTCAAGAAGGTGCGCACCACCCTGCTCAAGCTGCCGCGCGTGCTGTCCGGCCCCCAGATCACCCAGGTGAACGACAAGCTGCGCGCCATGGGCGACCTCATGAGCAACATGCCGCTGCCGAAGGGCCCGATGCCCAAGGGCATGAAGATGCCGCGCGGCGGGAAGATGCGCTGATCCGCCGACCTGATCTGCGCACCTGATCCGGGTACCTGATTTTCGTACCTGATTTTCGTATACGACACAGAGGCGCCCCCGAGCCGAAGCCCGGGGGCGCCTCTGTGCGTGCGTCTGCTGTGCGTGCGGCGGCGAGCCGTGGCCGGGAGCCGTCAGATGCGGACCTGTACGGCGCGGGAGAGCCTGTCGTGCAGGCCGCGGCCGTCCCGGTCCCAGACCAGCGCCGGGACGAGCAGGGCCAGCAGCAGGGTGCGCAGCACCACCCGGCCGAAGCCCAGGCGGCCGCCGTCCTCCGCGAGTACCCGGAGCCCGACGATCCGCTTGCCGGGCGTGAAGCCCACGGTGCCCACGGTGAGGAGGCTCACGAGGACGAAGAGGCCCAGCGTCCAGTTGCCCGTGGCCGCCAGGTTGCCGCCCGTGATCAGCCCGTACGCAATCACCTGGCAGCCGACCCAGTCGATGGCGACACCGCCCAGCCGCCGCCCGAACCGGGCGACGGAGCCGGGGCCGTACTGCGGCAGGCCCAGCCGTTCGCCCCGGTAGCCGAAGTCGATACCCATGTCCTCGGCGGCCGCGCGGGGGCCGGAGAGCCATGATCCGATTGCTTGCCTCTTGTCCACCCGACCACGGTACCGGTGGCGCTCCACAGGACTCCGGCCGGACCCTGGTTAACTTGTGCGAAACAAATGGGTCATGCTTGGGAAATCCCGTCTGCTTATGGTCGGGTCAGCGTGCGGCACCGCACTGACGCACCACGAGCTATAAAGCCCGCCCCTGCCCCGGGGTCGGGAGTAGGAGGAGTTGGATGTTCCAGAACGCCGACGAAGTGAAGCAGTACATCGAGGAGAACGACGTCAAGTTCGTCGACGTCCGCTTCTGCGACCTGCCTGGTGTGATGCAGCACTTCACCATCCCGGGGCGCGCGTTCGACCCGAACGAGGAGCTGGCCTTCGACGGCTCCTCGATCCGCGGCTTCCAGGCGATCCACGAGTCCGACATGGCGCTGCGTGCCGACATCAGCACCGCGCGTCTGGACCCGTTCCGCAAGGACAAGACGCTCAACATCAACTTCTTCATCCACGACCCGATCACGGGCGAGGCCTACAGCCGTGACCCGCGCAACATCGCGAAGAAGGCGGAGGCGTACCTGGCCTCCACCGGCATCGCCGACACCGCGTACTTCGGCCCCGAGGCCGAGTTCTACGTGTTCGACAGCGTGCGCTTCGCGACCACGGCGAACGAGAGCTTCTACCACATCGACTCCGAGGCCGGCGCCTGGAACACCGGCTCCGAGGAGAACAACCGTGGTTACAAGGTCCGCTACAAGGGTGGTTACTTCCCCGTAGCCCCGGTCGACCACTTCGCCGACCTGCGCGCCGAGATCTCCCTCGAGCTGGACGCCCAGGGCCTCCAGGTCGAGCGTCAGCACCACGAGGTCGGCACCGGCGGCCAGGCCGAGATCAACTACAAGTTCAACACGCTGCTCGCCGCGGCCGACGACCTGATGCTCTTCAAGTACATCGTGAAGAACGTCGCCTGGCGCAACGGCAAGACCGCGACCTTTATGCCGAAGCCGATCTTCGGTGACAACGGCTCGGGCATGCACGTGCACCAGTCGCTCTGGGCCAACGGCGACCCGCTGTTCTACGACGAGGCCGGCTACGCGGGCCTGTCGGACACCGCCCGCTACTACATCGGCGGCATCCTCAAGCACGCCCCGTCGCTGCTGGCGTTCACCAACCCGACGGTGAACTCCTACCACCGCCTGGTACCGGGCTTCGAGGCGCCGGTCAACATGGTGTACTCGCAGCGCAACCGCTCCGCCGCCATGCGCATCCCGATCACGGGCTCGAACCCGAAGGCCAAGCGCGTCGAGTTCCGCGCGCCGGACCCGTCCTCGAACCCGTACCTCGCCTTCGCGGCGCTGCTGCTCGCGGGCCTCGACGGTGTGAAGAACAAGATCGAGCCGATGGAGCCGATCGACAAGGACCTGTACGAGCTCTCGCCCGACGAGCACGCCAGCGTCCCGCAGGTCCCGACCAGCCTGGACGCGGTCCTCAAGGCCCTGGAGGAGGACCACGAGTACCTCCTGGCCGGCGGTGTCTTCACCCCCGACCTGATCGAGACCTGGATCGACTACAAGCGCACGCACGAGATCGCCCCGATCGCGCTGCGCCCGCACCCGCACGAGTTCGAGCTGTACTTCGACCTCTAGGTCGCGACCGCTCGGATCGAGCGTCATGCCTGATGGGAGGCCCCCCGCCACTCTCCACGGAGAGCGGCGGGGGGCCTTTCGCTTTGACAGGGCAGCGGGGCCGGGCGAGGGTGGAAATGACCTAAAGGCCACATAAGCGAGATATGTGCGGAGGTGCATGAAGATGCGCCGTAGGATCCTCGCGGCAGTCCTGGCGGGCGCCGCCGGAGTCGCCATCGGCCTGCTGCCGGTCGGCACCGCCTCGGCCACCAGCACGGGCAACGGCACCTGGAGGTGCTCGGACAACCGGAACGACTGGCGCTGGGACGAATGCTGCAACCGGGACTGGCGTGACCGTGACCGTCCCAGCTGGTGCTGGGACGACGGCGGAGTCGGCGGCAACGGCGGCAACGGGCGCCACGACTGGAGCAACTGGCACGACTCGAACTGGCGTGACGCGAACTGGAACGACTCCGGTCGCGGCGGCAACGGTG comes from Streptomyces sp. NBC_01408 and encodes:
- the lipB gene encoding lipoyl(octanoyl) transferase LipB, with protein sequence MAELGFVHLGFGPDAVEYTAAWEEQRRVHAARFADETGDTCLLLEHPPVYTAGRRTDPSERPLDGTPVVDVDRGGKITWHGPGQLVGYPIMKLPRPVDVVAHVRRLEDALIRTAAEFGLETTRVEGRSGVWVLGDPVEERPKIGGLSLDFDPRLHDDEFDARLNGPEYAPSNAGQRREDRKLAAIGIRVAKGVTMHGFAINVNPDSTWFDRIIPCGIRDAGVTSLSYELGRDIGIAEVLPVVERHLKDVFEQAELRPRDIEPAVG
- the lipA gene encoding lipoyl synthase encodes the protein MSAVAPDGRKMLRLEVRNSQTPIERKPEWIKTRAKMGPEYTKMQALVKGEGLHTVCQEAGCPNIYECWEDREATFLIGGDQCTRRCDFCQIDTGKPEALDRDEPRRVGESVVTMDLNYATITGVARDDLADGGAWLYAETVRQIHQQTAGRESGHTKVELLAPDFNAVPELLEEVFASRPEVFAHNVETVPRIFKRIRPGFRYERSLDVITKARAYGLVTKSNLILGMGEEREEVSQALKDLHEAGCELITITQYLRPSPRHHPVERWVKPAEFVELAKEAEEIGFSGVMSGPLVRSSYRAGRLYQQAMEKRASV
- a CDS encoding DUF4191 domain-containing protein, whose product is MARKSNAETAANPGRLKQIALTYKMTRKADPKVGLILAGVGIVTFGVFLAIGFLIGHPVYLGILGFLVAFLAMAIVFGRRAERAAFGQMEGQPGAAAAVLDNVGRGWTTTPAVAMNRSQDIVHRAVGKAGVVLIAEGNPNRVKLLLANEKKKLARIMPDVPVHDFIVGTGEGEVPLKKVRTTLLKLPRVLSGPQITQVNDKLRAMGDLMSNMPLPKGPMPKGMKMPRGGKMR
- a CDS encoding RDD family protein — protein: MDKRQAIGSWLSGPRAAAEDMGIDFGYRGERLGLPQYGPGSVARFGRRLGGVAIDWVGCQVIAYGLITGGNLAATGNWTLGLFVLVSLLTVGTVGFTPGKRIVGLRVLAEDGGRLGFGRVVLRTLLLALLVPALVWDRDGRGLHDRLSRAVQVRI
- the glnA gene encoding type I glutamate--ammonia ligase, producing MFQNADEVKQYIEENDVKFVDVRFCDLPGVMQHFTIPGRAFDPNEELAFDGSSIRGFQAIHESDMALRADISTARLDPFRKDKTLNINFFIHDPITGEAYSRDPRNIAKKAEAYLASTGIADTAYFGPEAEFYVFDSVRFATTANESFYHIDSEAGAWNTGSEENNRGYKVRYKGGYFPVAPVDHFADLRAEISLELDAQGLQVERQHHEVGTGGQAEINYKFNTLLAAADDLMLFKYIVKNVAWRNGKTATFMPKPIFGDNGSGMHVHQSLWANGDPLFYDEAGYAGLSDTARYYIGGILKHAPSLLAFTNPTVNSYHRLVPGFEAPVNMVYSQRNRSAAMRIPITGSNPKAKRVEFRAPDPSSNPYLAFAALLLAGLDGVKNKIEPMEPIDKDLYELSPDEHASVPQVPTSLDAVLKALEEDHEYLLAGGVFTPDLIETWIDYKRTHEIAPIALRPHPHEFELYFDL